In Phoenix dactylifera cultivar Barhee BC4 chromosome 1, palm_55x_up_171113_PBpolish2nd_filt_p, whole genome shotgun sequence, the genomic stretch AGAAGCGAGAGGGGGAGAAGTTCGCGGGAGGGGAATGATAAGGGTATTCTGGGAAATAAGTGGTTGGTACGGCAGTTAGATCTTGGTACGTACTGGTCGCTGTCTCCCTGACACCTGGGTATACTTAGTCGCGGAGGAAAATAAGTAGTTGTTATGTCTCTCTCCATATTGATTATATATAGATTATATGACGATTAGCCAATCTAAGACTTTATTAGTCTATCGAATGGTCGAGATTCATTTGCACGAGATGAGTTAGATTATATATAGATTATATATAGATTATATGACGATTAGCTGATCAGACCTTGTTAGCCCATTGGATGGTCGAGATTCATTCGTACGAAAAAATGTTTTGAATACTCCTTAGTGTACTCTGTGATTTGGTTTTTGTAAATTAATAAGAATGTAATAAATAACCAAGTCCTTCGAGGGCTGGCAATATGGGTCGGATAGGTTGTTATTGGGACCCGCCCTGTATTTGCCTCGGATAAGATAGAGCAAATAGATTTAAATGGAACAGGTTAAATAGATCATATCAGGTAAAACTAAACaatcatttttttatataatttttttatctctAAAAATCTATTAAAAGTTACATATATTCAGATAAGTTTGGGATGAATCTTATCATTATCCCTATCTGTCTCAGATAGAGGTTTAATCGAGCTGAGTTGAATCAAAAGGCTCAAGCACGGCTTGattcaaaatatttaaatttaaaatttagctCGAAATTAATCAAACCTCAATATCTAATCCTAAACTCGActtgattataaaaaaaaaagcaatactACAATTAACTCAACTCGACTCGAATACCAATCGAGCCATATTCAATCTTGGATTCAAACCTTGatcataattaaaaaaacatagttaaaacaaaatataatataatattatattataaaatattataataataatatgcataataaaataataaataaatattattaaatatatatatttgattagGCTTGTGCATCTTCGAAGCAAGTATTCTATTATTGAAGCTTGATTGGAATAACTGTTCGATCTACTTCCACAGGGACTAAAAATTATATACCAGTATTTGGATTGAGCACTACGATCAACTCATATACTTCTAATGTAAATacatttcaaaaaataataagtctTGAAATGTTCTAGACAGCTTTTTCTTATCAATGTAGAGAGTTTCTAtggtcatatatatatatatatatatatatatatatatatatatatatatatatatatatatatatatatatatatatatatatatatatactcgaAAATAAGAAGAAGGCCAATAAAACTGCAAAGTAGATagtctcatatatatatatatatatatatatatatatatatatatatatatatatatatatatatatatatatatatatatatatatgagactATCTACTTTGCAGATTTATTGGCCTTCCTCTTATTTTCGATAGTAATACTTctggaaataaatataaaaaaaatgccGTATAGGATTTGAGGTGGGCCCCGACGGGAGGAAAAGTATGGGGACAGCCGACGCGCAAGGGATGTGACAGCCGAAAGGGGTGCAGAGATCACGGTGCCGTCCATGTGGTGGGCTCCAGCCGCGCGATGAGGGAAGAAGGGGTTCGCACGGTCGGGTTTTCTAAGGGACCAATGGATCCCGCTGCGGTGGAAATTTGGATTTATACGCGCTACTGTATTATGAGCATAGAAAAAAGACAGTAGAAATGCTGCTGATGTGACGGGTATTATGCTAACTTTGGCACGTGAGCATGtggttctttgttttaatatacgGGTTTTCTGATTTTAGTGCGGAATTCGTTTGCGTTGCAATTTGACGCACAGAATGGGAAtcacagaatttttcaaaaattaacaaTGATTTGGAGTGAGTCTATTCATTAATCGATAATTCATCTAATAATTGGAGTTCGGAGAACTTTGTGAAGTAGGCCTCCTACTAAAATtcatctgaaaaataaattgatatccTCTAGTCACTGTCACTAGATGATCTACTATAGACGTTTTATTGTTTTGTTGGTTCTCAAGTTTCCATCTTCTTTGGCTATTTTGGCGAACTCCACATGGTCATAGTTCACCTTTTGTCTGCACACATCTCTGGAGCAGCAGCATTGCGTTTGTCACAAGTTACATTGCATAATTTTGTGCTCTTGACAATCACAGTCTTAGATCCATGTTATAGGGGCACACAAAAAGCTAACTAGCATTACGgtttgtttcatttttatttttttaatttttttttttatgttgctAGAACGGATGGGTCATATTTGATAAGTACGaatgcatccaataaaatcaaaaaatagaatACCTCGGAGTGTCAGGGGTAACTTTCCATCTCCAGCCCACAAGGTACTACTGAAGTGCCTGGCTACATAAGCCACCACCCAATCTGCAGCTCCATTAGCTTCACGGAAAATATGTTTGGCTGGAAAGGCCTCTCCATCCCTCACCATTGTGCAGATATCTCGAAGCAAAGGATGTACGCAACCATTACCCCTTGAGCCCTCCGGATCCAACTGATGACAATGGCTGAGTCTCCCTCCAGGACGATGGAATTGGCCCGTCAAACACACTGAGTGTGATGAAGGTCTGCCCAAGGAGCTCGCAGCTCCGCACCCGAAATCGATATATCGAAGAGTTGACTGCTTCATGCAGCCACAATCCTAGCCGACGAGTCCCAAATAACAAAACCCACACCATCTCTCGTATCTCCGTCCAAGATAGATCCGTCGAAATTGACCTTAAGGAAACTTAGAGGTAGGGGCTCCCAGATGAAAAACACAATACGAGATGCTGCCAAAGCTGAATAGGAATTCCAGATGTCCCGAAAAGTTGAACCAGCCTAGTCTCGTCCCATGCAGCTTCCTTAAAGATAAGGAGATCACAGACACGTAGGCCCTCCTCAGCCTCGACACTAACCATAGTCGGCCAATGCCGTAAGAGGAGGACATCTACCCACAGGTTTCCAGCCACTTCAATACTACGCACATCGCCTATCAACCATCTGGTGTGTACCAATGCAACACGTAGGAGTTTAGTTTATAGCTTACATGACAATCCATGCTGTGATGTTTCGTGAGTGCTTTTTTTGCATTTTCTGATGAGGGATGGATGCAATAAGCTGACAAAGACAATTCAATCACAGTTGTAGATTATCAATTGATAGAAGTTGGTCGGGATGAAGTGCAGAGGAAACTTCTTTGTAGGGTAGCCAGCAATGCTTTGGATTTTCCAGCATTAAGATTTACGCAGAGCCAGCAAGTTTTGCTGAAAAATGTCAAATAAAAGGACCATGACGGATTTTTAATTACTCATGGTCGCCTCGCCTCATATGTTTAGCCACCTCTCTCAAGGAACCCAACCTGCAGCTCCATAGACCAATGTCAAATTACTTGCAAGTCCAAAAGGtacaattatttttctaaatatgGCGTTCTTGCCAACTTGCCTAATTAGCATCCTAACTGTATGAAGGAATTCACAAAACATACACAAGCAATAGCGAGGCTCCAAATTGAAAATTTATATCATACACAGAATGCACCATATGGCCGTGCATGCGACAAATCATACATGTATGTTCTACAAAGATTCTTCCAATGTCTCATTTCTGGGTCCAATGGAATTCATAGGTATAGAAAGAATAGGTATAGGAAGAAGCCCCATCAAATAGAGATTTTTTCTTTCGACCATCTTTCGATTGTTAATACGAGATATTCATCAGATGTTTATCTCGATACACCAATATAAGAATGAGCGGTTGCGATTGGCGATGTGCATGGCCCCATAATACATAccgtgtaggatataatttttcttccaaattaatatttaatttttttttaaaaaaataataaggtgTTCTATTGGTGCTTATAAGGGGACATCCTCTCCATGAGATTCAACAAAACAATAGACTTTGCCACACTCCAGGCAGGCTAGGAAAGTGAGGAATAACAAGGCTCTAACCTCCTGTCTCTAGTCAAGCTCTTTTGAGCCGGAGTGTGGGAAGTGGATATGGGAGAGCGGCATGGATGGTTTGAGACCAACCATGCAAGATTAGACTGCCAAACACATTGAAGCCATCTCCACAGCCCCTaaatcctctctctttctctctctcttccccctcgCGCAAAAAATGGAGGGAACCCTCTTCCCCAACCGGCCAACGTTGCCAACCCAAACCACAAAACCACCTCAAAAACCCTCAAATCATCCCACGAGATTCAACCtttccctcccccctcctcccccctctccctccAAGTCCATTCCCTTGGACTCCCTACTCCAACACCTCACCGAAGAGAATCGCACCACCCCGTCCCATAAAAATCCCACCTTTCCTTCCTTGGAGCTCGCCCTGTCGTCAATTCACGAGGAGAAGCCCTCCCCGGCCTCCCTGCCTCGGCTCGGCAATGGCGAAGAGGGCTTCCGAGGAGGCCTACAGGACCGCCGCCTGGAATTCCTCTCCAGAAAAGGCAAGTCTTTGCTCAATTCCATCATCAAACAGCCTCTCCCCGCATTGAATTCCTATCTGGAATCGGCAAAAGATGAGATTTTTGGCCTGGATTTGATCAGCCTTTTGAAGGGGCTCGAGCGCTCGGGGAATTGGGAGAGAGCCCTCCTCTTGTTTGAATGGGTCGCCTCCAATCCGGACGTCAGAGGAGCCAAATTAGATGCCCCGGCAATCGAAGTCATCGTTCGGGTGCTGGGCAGACAATCCCAGCATTCCATTGCCTCCAAGCTGTTTGATTCTATTCCACTGGAGGACTACTGTCTTGATATCCGTGCGTACACTACCTTGCTCCATGCCTATTCCCGGGCAGGCAAGTACGATAGAGCCATTGCCTTATTTGAACAGATCAAGGAGAAAGGACTATCGCCCACCTTGGTCACCTACAATGTAGTGCTTGATGTATATGGTCGCATGGGCCGGTCTTGGAATAGGATATCGGCCCTTCTGAATGAGATGAAGAGCAGCGGGGTGGCTTTCGATGAGTTCACTTGTAGCACTGTCATATCGGCTTGTGGAAGGGGAGGGCTGTTAGAGGAGGCATCAGAGTTCTTCAGACAAGTTAAGTCTCAGGGCTTTGTTCCAGGGATTGTCACGTATAATTCTCTGTTACAGGTGTATGGGAAGGCAGGAAATTATACCGAGGCACTGAGTGTTTTGAAGGAAATGGAGGATAATAACTGCACCCCAGATGCTGTTACTTTCAATGAGCTCGTAGCAACATACGCTAGAGCTGGTTTCTATGAAGAAGGGGCAGCCGTGTTAGATAAGATGACTAATAAGGGTATCATGCCCAACTCTGTTACGTACACCACTGTTATAAATGCCTATGGTAAGGCTGGAAAGGAGAATGAGGCTCTGGCTTTGTTTGATCGAATGAAGAAGTTGGGTTGCGTTCCAAATGTGTGCACATATAATACTATTCTCGGAATGCTTGGGAAGAAATCACAGTTGGAAGAGATGTTGAACATACTTTGTGAGATGAAGTCTAATGGGTGTGTCCCCAATAGGATTACATGGAACACAATGCTGGCAATGTGTGGTAAAAGGGGTATGGAGAAGTATGTGAGCCAGGTGTTTGGAGAGATGAAGAACAGAGGGGTTCAACCTGATCGTGATACCTTCAACACTCTGATCGCTGCATATGGCCGGTGTGGGTTGGGGACTCATGCTTTGAGGATGTATGATAAGATGGTTAGGGCTGGCTTTAGCCCTTGCCTTACTACCTACAATGCACTATTGAATGCGATAGCTAGGAAAGGTGATTGGGTAGCTGCAGAGTCTGTTATGCAAGATATGAGGAACAAGGGCTTCAAGCCTAATGAACTATCATATTCTTTGTTGCTCCAATGCTATGCAAAGGGAAAACACATCGAAGGGATTGAAGCAATGGAAAAAGAAGTTTATGATGGTCGGGTCTTCCCAAGCTGGGTGATCTTACGAACACTTGTGCTTGCCAACTTCAAGTGTAGATTGTTGAACGGCATGGAGAAAGCATTTGAGGAACTGAAGAGGAATGGGTACAGGCCTGATTTAGTTATCCTCAATTCAATGATTTCAATCTATGCAAAGCATGGGATGTATGGCCGGGCTCGTGATATGCATGATTTGATCCATCAGAGTGGGCTGCAGCCTGATCTCATCACATATAATAGCTTAATGGACTTGTATGCCAGAGCTGGAGAGTGCTGGGAATCAGAAGATATGCTGAGGCAACTTCAAAGGTCAGGAATTAAACCAGATGTAGTTTCTTATAACACTGTGATCAATGGATTTTGCAAGCAAGGGCTCATGCATGAAGCCATGAGGATTCTGTCAGAGATGATGGCTAAAGGTATTCCTCCTTGCTTGGTGACTTATAATACCTTCATTGGTGGTTATGTGAATTTGGAGATGTTCAGTGAAGCTAGTGATGTTATCAGCTACATGATGCAGCACGACCACAAGCCTACTGAACTGACATATAGGACTATGGTTGATGGTTACTGTAAAGCAAAAAGATGTGAAGAAGCCACGGAATTTGTATCCAACATTTTGCAAGTAGACCCATCTTTCAATGAGCAGTTGGTGCATAAGCTTATTCGCCGCGTACAGGAGAATGTTCAGTCATGGCAACGATCCAGCTAATCTCTCCTGGTAAATGAGATTATTGAGATGCAGCAGTGCACAGCTGATTAAGTGCTACCATTTGTTCATAGTTTTTGTTATATAAAACTTTTCTTTGAGATTTAAGTGCCTGTAAAACCAATGTCGACCTGTTCACAATCATGATCTGGAATTGTTATTGGTTCAGTGTTGAACACTTTTCTGGATATATTGTATGAgtttaatatttctatattcTCATATAGCCAACACAAAGTAGCTAACTTAACGGTTTCCATAATCACATTTTGTTGGCCATGCCATTGGATGGAGGCTTAGAAATGCCTATTAACTACCCAAAAAAACAGAACTTTCATCTCAGTAGTGTTCCGGGAGACATGTTATTGTGGCCAACTGGAAACCAAGGCATTCTCTTTTATTTGAGAGTGTACTATTTGAAAGGCATGCTGTGATCGacgcaaaaaaagaaaacatctcGGAGAATGGTAGAAAAGAGTTGCCCTAAATACTGTGCTATCTAATGAAGATCTCTATAGAACTGAACCTTGCTTGGTGGAGGATCTTGAATTTAAAAGAGAGGTATGGGTCATCTCAGGAGATTCAACTTGGACTCTTTTCTGGTCGAAGCTTCATGTAGAGTATGCAGTTTTTGGAAGAATGTTGTCAAAGCTGCAGATATTTTCAGATGCGGTTTCAGATTTAATGTCAGAAATGGAAAACTTGTTCTCTTTTGGAATGATATATGATGGGCCCAAAATTTGCTGGAAATGTATTTTTCTTAGCTTATTTTTGAGATCTAGAATGGGTGGCAGTTTCTTGGCTTATTTCGTGTAGCGTCTAATGGCAATATAGTATTAGAGATAGGATATCTTCGCCTACGGATTTGCTGGTGAAGTTGCAAAATCTGTTTCAATTTTTGAGCGGTTTTAAGGTGGCGGCGTCCAAGATCGTAAAGTATGGTTTGCTAAATTGGGTTGAACAATCCGGTTCATTTCATACTGAACCAAACCACCATGGAACCAGTacgatttgatattttttttggggAATAGCCTAAATCGTTCCAAACAGGATGGTTCAAAGCAAAACTAGTGCGAACCGCTTGGTTTATCCCATACCGAACCGAACTAGCATGGATCCAGTACGGTTTGGCAATTCTTTTCGGAAAATAGCTTGAACATCTTTAAGCTGGACAGTTAGGGGTAAAAGCAGTATGTATTGTTCGGTTCGCATTGGTTTAGCTTGAATAGCTCTGAGCTAGACGATTTAGGGCAAAAACGGTACGTACTGTTTGGTTTGCACTAATTTGAATCGGTTTAAACTGTTCCATTTGCGGTTTGAATTGGTTCGACCCTCTCTCCTCTTTCAATATCTCAAAAAGCATGAAAATAGCATCTTGAATCGAGGTAAACCGTTCGGTTCATTTTATACCGAAATAGTACCATACCAACCAGTAACTGACCGGTATGGATCCCTACTGATTCAGCTAATCTTGGTGTAAAGATTTAGAGATGATCGGGAGATGGGACCTCCTAGATTAATTATACTATTGGGTCCCTCTAtagattttcaaattttaattatcTAGTGGTTTTGAAGATTAGTTTTGGAAGTACATTGCTCCGCTGTAAGTTGAGGCTCTTTCTGCAAGTCTATCTACAGAAGGAAATGCGGAAAAGAGGAATTGGTAAGAATATGATCTCGTATTCTTTGTTTAAATGCTAGGGAATAGGGAGGCATGAATAATTACTCGTGGTTAGGGGATGGCTGGGAATGCCTTTtgggggcgtttggtatggaGTAATCGTCATAGGATCAAGAATAATGTGgatggaggtgatgagatcactGCATTTGGTTGCACCATGGTGATCCTAAATTacctccactcctcaaatcaccgCCGAACCCGGTGATGGGATACTCGTCTATGAGGCGGGAATCCAAGATCACCCAAGGGCAGTGATCTTGGGttgaaagttaaagacaaaaatacccatcaatttagcagaaaaattgatatatcaatataccatgaatatattatgtcaatgttatatatatatatatataatattatgtcgatattatatattatattaatgatatatattatattataatatattactaatcatattattatcatatcattattaaaggataattttaaattatagtagaaatatattattatattttatatttatataatgaaaatatttaatatattactcctatttaccttattttttaatcaaaataattattagtattaaaaaatctattataaggactgctaaaagtagaatatgtgacaaaattatggagctattataggaattagtatattgacttatatttttgattcattagaattaaaaatacataaaaaatccatctaagatatatcaggggtatttatggtattatgtggtcggtgatcttggactccataccataccaaataagttactcatggatatccgaagatttttaatcactggaccATAGCCTATCAAATACATTGATCTTAAATTACTGAGAGCATTCGGATCACTGGAGATCTTATATCactggagtgatcatgttggggTTGCTAAATGCCTCTTACGAATTCAACGAGTGGGCCCCCAACCCCTTCGTCGTGGTCCCCTCGTATCTGTGAGAGGGTCTGCTTGGGGGTGACGAAGACGTATGTCTACgatttctctctctatttttttttaattcaccaCCCTATCGCGGTTCCGCGGTCTGTACGGAGCAACGAAGGTTTCATTTCCGCTAAAACCCTCAGTCCTCTCGCTACTCGGAATAGATGCACAAATAGAAATTGGAGGCTAGGGTTGCAGGGCTGGGTCCCTTCGGAACTCCTTCCAAGAACGCTTCTTTATCGGTCTTTCCTCTTCGATTCGCCGAGAGCCATGAATACTCTTCTTCTCCGGCCCTTCTCCTCCCCTCCCCGGCTACTTTGTTCTTCGTCCCGGCGAGGTACGTGCTTCGAACTGAGGGATTTGAGGGGAAGAAGCGTTCTTTCTTGTAAAAATGCCTAGATTGATAAGAAGGTGGGGGAACGTTCATAGGGGAAACGATGGCGAAAAGGGAGTAGACATATCGAGAAGAGGGTGAAGCAATTGGAGCGGCGTGGCTATTCCAGGGTTTCGATTCGGAGGATATCTGCCGTTTCGTATGGAATACCACGACATCTTTAAACTGTCTAGCTAAAgatagttttctttttctttaagtcTCAAAAAAGAGAGGTCTTTTAGGGAATATGTATCATGGAGCCTCAGAGATTTGAATATGTGGTTTGTGGTAGGCATTAAAagaatgattatcttgctttctttctttaaaTGTGTAGATGCGTAGAAAGCATGTATAACTGCTAATCTATTCCATGCTGATTGGAACTGATGCAGACAATGTTTTGTTCCTTCAATCGAAGTGGAAAACCATCTTTGAAATGTTACGtgattgcaagtattgataACCGGCAGCCTTAAACATTTAGACTTCTAACAAAATTCCTGGGTCAAAATTGGACTCAGAGTTTGCAAAAATATTCCCCATGCATTTCCTATAATAGCTGACCATTAATAGTTGTCTTGCGAATCTTAATCCATATTGGACTAATATAAAGTGGTCAACAATAACAAAGGAACTGCTAATTTGATGTGACATATATTTGAAGCTTTTTCAGAGCTAAAAGAACACGAGCATTTCTGGCTAAAGTTGACCTAAAG encodes the following:
- the LOC103701530 gene encoding pentatricopeptide repeat-containing protein At2g18940, chloroplastic, which codes for MEGTLFPNRPTLPTQTTKPPQKPSNHPTRFNLSLPPPPPSPSKSIPLDSLLQHLTEENRTTPSHKNPTFPSLELALSSIHEEKPSPASLPRLGNGEEGFRGGLQDRRLEFLSRKGKSLLNSIIKQPLPALNSYLESAKDEIFGLDLISLLKGLERSGNWERALLLFEWVASNPDVRGAKLDAPAIEVIVRVLGRQSQHSIASKLFDSIPLEDYCLDIRAYTTLLHAYSRAGKYDRAIALFEQIKEKGLSPTLVTYNVVLDVYGRMGRSWNRISALLNEMKSSGVAFDEFTCSTVISACGRGGLLEEASEFFRQVKSQGFVPGIVTYNSLLQVYGKAGNYTEALSVLKEMEDNNCTPDAVTFNELVATYARAGFYEEGAAVLDKMTNKGIMPNSVTYTTVINAYGKAGKENEALALFDRMKKLGCVPNVCTYNTILGMLGKKSQLEEMLNILCEMKSNGCVPNRITWNTMLAMCGKRGMEKYVSQVFGEMKNRGVQPDRDTFNTLIAAYGRCGLGTHALRMYDKMVRAGFSPCLTTYNALLNAIARKGDWVAAESVMQDMRNKGFKPNELSYSLLLQCYAKGKHIEGIEAMEKEVYDGRVFPSWVILRTLVLANFKCRLLNGMEKAFEELKRNGYRPDLVILNSMISIYAKHGMYGRARDMHDLIHQSGLQPDLITYNSLMDLYARAGECWESEDMLRQLQRSGIKPDVVSYNTVINGFCKQGLMHEAMRILSEMMAKGIPPCLVTYNTFIGGYVNLEMFSEASDVISYMMQHDHKPTELTYRTMVDGYCKAKRCEEATEFVSNILQVDPSFNEQLVHKLIRRVQENVQSWQRSS